A genome region from Euphorbia lathyris chromosome 4, ddEupLath1.1, whole genome shotgun sequence includes the following:
- the LOC136227020 gene encoding clustered mitochondria protein isoform X1, whose translation MAGKSNKGRNRRSSNAATPLESAVSASAPVKDNLTASEYTPVSDGNGVPAVSESTNSVPDEKEFETTSSPNEPKQGELHLYPVSVKTQSGEKLELQLNPGDSVMDIRQFLLDAPETCFFTCYDLLLRTKDGLTHQLEDYNEISEVADITTGGCSLEMVAASYDDRSMRAHVHRTRELLSLSTLHASLSTSLALEYEIAQNKAPGSDTAKTEVPELDGLGFMENVTGSLGKLISSPSKEIKCVESIVFSSFNPPPSYRRLVGDLIYLDVVTLEGNKHCVTGTTKMFYVNSSTGNVLDPRPSKATSEAATLIGLLQKISSKFKKAFREILERKASAHPFENVQSLLPPNSWLGLYPFPEHKRDAARAEDALTLSYGSELIGMQRDWNEELQSCREFPHTTPQERILRDRALYKVTSDFVDAAISGAIGVISRCIPPINPTDPDCFHMYVHNNIFFSFAVDADLERLSKKHMMDINSKTESIASSYNSSEKVSKDLSLGTSVIPNGECDGSSAEGNGVVESAPFLSSETQLAESEQATYASANNDLKGTKAYQEADVPGLYNLAMAIVDYRGHRVVAQSVLPGILQGDKSESLLYGSVDNGKKICWNEDFHSKVLEAAKRLHLKEHTVVDGSGNAFKLAAPVECKGIVGSDDRHYLLDLMRVTPRDANYTGPGSRFCILRPELIAAFCQAEAAKVAKSIPKSEGEAHAIIDSSAMAGVEEGVKPEADGPSASSGSNEKIQEKGETLQESALASASSESYEEILFNPNVLTEFNLSGNPEEISKDEENVGKASSFLADTVLPKFIQDLCTLEVSPMDGQTLTEALHAHGINVRYIGKVAEGTKHLPHLWDLCSSEIIVRSVKHILKDVLRDTEDNALGPAVSHFFNCFFGNCQAVSIKGAANGAQLRTQKKEQSSHHSSGKSRSQTRSKGATGRKSQSLYMNISSESVWSDIQDFAKIKYQFELSEDARSQVKKVSVLRNLCHKVGVRIAARRYDLNAAVPFQVSDILDLQPVVKHSVPICSEAKNLVETGKVQLAEGMLSEAYTLFSEAFSVLQQVTGPMHREVANCCRYLAMVLYHAGDMAGAIIQQHKELIINERCLGLDHPDTAHSYGNMALFYHGLNQTELALRHMSRALLLLSLSSGPDHPDVAATFINVAMMYQDIGKMNTALRYLQEALKKNGRLLGEEHIQTAVCYHALAIAFNCMGAFKLSHQHEKKTYDILVKQLGEEDSRTRDSQNWMKTFKMRELQMNAQKQKGQALNAASAQKAFDLLKAHPDLMQAFQAAAASGASGASGSSSSSVNKSLNAAMIGETLPRGRGVDERAARAAAEVRKKAAARGLLIRPHGVPVQAVPPLTQLLNIINSGMTPDAVDNEEANGVKKEANEQPSNGAADTKKEQLPTQEDSAPVGLGKGLASLDAKKPKTKSKAAV comes from the exons ATGGCTGGGAAATCTAATAAAGGGAGGAATAGGAGAAGTTCAAACGCTGCAACTCCTTTGGAGTCAGCGGTGTCAGCCAGTGCTCCTGTGAAAGATAACCTAACTGCTTCAGAGTATACCCCAGTTAGTGATGGTAATGGAGTTCCAGCTGTGAGTGAATCGACTAATTCCGTACCAGATGAAAAAGAGTTTGAAACAACAAGTTCACCTAATGAACCGAAGcaag GTGAGCTTCATCTTTATCCTGTCTCTGTTAAAACACAGAGTGGTGAGAAGCTTGAGCTACAG CTGAACCCAGGGGATTCAGTTATGGATATCAGGCAATTCCTTCTTGATGCTCCTGAGACATGTTTCTTTACATGCTATGACTTGTTGCTGCGCACAAAGGATGGTTTAACTCACCAACTTGAAGACTATAATGAAATCTCTGAAGTAGCTGATATTACTACTGGCGGTTGCTCCTTGGAGATGGTTGCTG CTTCTTATGATGATAGGTCAATGAGGGCACATGTTCACCGCACACGAGAATTGCTTTCACTGTCCACACTCCATGCATCACTATCAACATCCCTTGCCTTAGAATATGAGATAGCACAGAATAAGGCTCCAGGTTCAG ATACTGCAAAAACTGAGGTCCCTGAGCTTGATGGACTGGGTTTTATGGAGAACGTAACTGGCTCTCTTGGAAAGTTAATATCCTCTCCATCAAAAGAGATAAAGTGTGTTGAGAGTATTGTTTTCTCATCCTTTAATCCTCCCCCAAGTTATAGAAG GCTTGTTGGAGATCTAATTTACTTGGATGTGGTGACATTAGAAGGTAACAAGCATTGTGTTACTGGAACCACAAAAATGTTCTATGTAAATTCGAGTACAGGCAATGTCCTTGATCCAAGGCCTAGTAAGGCTACTTCTGAAGCAGCAACCCTTATTGGACTCCTACAGAAGATCAGCTCCAAATTTAAAAAAG CTTTTCGTGAAATTTTGGAGCGTAAGGCCTCTGCACATCCTTTTGAAAATGTTCAATCCCTTCTGCCACCAAATTCATGGTTGGGATTATATCCATTTCCAG AACACAAACGTGACGCAGCAAGAGCAGAGGATGCACTGACACTTTCATACGGTAGTGAACTGATAGGAATGCAAAGAGATTGGAATGAGGAGTTGCAATCATGTCGAGAATTTCCTCATACAACTCCCCAGGAAAG GATCTTGCGGGATAGAGCCCTCTACAAAGTGACTTCTGATTTTGTTGATGCTGCAATTAGTGGTGCTATTGGGGTCATCAGCAGATGCATCCCGCCAATCAATCCGACTGATCCAGATTGCTTTCATAT GTATGTTCACAACAATATATTCTTCAGTTTTGCTGTGGATGCGGATCTTGAACGGCTATCCAAGAAACATATGATGGATATTAATTCAAAGACAGAGAGTATTGCTTCTTCGTACAATTCCTCTGAAAAGGTCTCAAAAGATTTGTCACTTGGCACCAGCGTAATTCCTAATGGGGAATGTGACGGATCATCTGCAGAAGGTAATGGTGTTGTGGAATCGGCTCCTTTTTTATCTTCTGAGACCCAGTTGGCTGAGAGTGAGCAGGCTACATATGCGTCTGCAAACAATGATCTGAAAGGAACTAAGGCCTACCAGGAAGCTGATGTTCCTGGACTATATAATCTTGCAATGGCAATAGTTGATTACAGGGGACATAGAGTGGTGGCACAG AGTGTTTTACCTGGTATTCTTCAAGGGGATAAATCAGAGTCCCTTCTTTATGGTTCTGTTGACAATGGCAAGAAAATATGCTGGAATGAAGATTTTCATTCCAAG GTGCTAGAAGCTGCCAAGCGTCTCCATCTTAAGGAACACACAGTTGTTGATGGATCTGGAAATGCTTTTAAGTTAGCTGCACCAGTAGAGTGCAAGGGCATTGTTGGTAGTGATGACAG GCATTATCTGCTGGACTTGATGAGAGTAACTCCTCGCGATGCCAACTACACTGGACCTGGATCGCGATTTTGTATTTTGAGACCAGAACTAATTGCTGCCTTTTGTCAG GCCGAAGCTGCTAAGGTAGCAAAGAGTATTCCGAAATCTGAGGGTGAGGCTCATGCAATTATAGATTCTTCGGCTATGGCTGGGGTGGAGGAAGGGGTTAAGCCTGAAGCAGATGGGCCTTCAGCTTCTTCTGGCAGTaat GAGAAGATCCAAGAAAAGGGTGAGACTCTCCAAGAATCTGCTCTTGCTTCTGCGAGCTCTGAATCATATGAAGAAATACTTTTTAACCCTAATGTCTTAACGGAGTTTAACCTATCTGGAAATCCAGAG GAGATATCAAAGGATGAAGAAAATGTGGGAAAAGCTAGTTCATTTCTAGCAGATACAGTCCTTCCAAAGTTCATTCAAGACCTTTGCACACTTGAAGTTTCACCTATGGATGGGCAGACTCTTACTGAAGCATTACATGCGCATGGAATTAATGTGAGGTATATTGGTAAG GTTGCTGAAGGGACAAAGCATTTACCTCATTTGTGGGATCTTTGTTCAAGTGAGATTATAGTCAGATCTGTTAAGCACATCCTCAAG GATGTATTAAGAGATACAGAAGATAATGCTCTTGGTCCGGCAGTCTCACATTTTTTCAACTGTTTCTTTGGGAATTGTCAAGCTGTTTCCATAAAAGGTGCTGCCAATGGTGCACAACTGAGAACACAAAAGAAA GAACAGTCCAGCCATCACTCTTCAGGAAAATCAAGGAGCCAGACAAGGTCAAAAGGAGCAACTGGAAGAAAGAGCCAATCCTTATATATGAATATTAGCTCAGAGAGTGTATGGTCTGACATTCAGGATTTTGCAAAAATCAAATATCAG TTTGAGTTGTCAGAGGATGCAAGGTCGCAAGTCAAGAAAGTTTCAGTACTACGTAATCTTTGCCACAAG GTGGGAGTTAGAATTGCAGCACGTAGATATGATCTCAATGCTGCAGTGCCTTTCCAGGTGTCAGATATCTTAGATCTCCAACCTGTAGTGAAACACTCGGTTCCAATATGTTCAGAAGCTAAAAATCttgtagaaacaggaaaagtTCAATTGGCTGAG GGTATGCTTAGTGAAGCATATACATTATTCTCCGAGGCGTTTTCTGTTCTTCAACAG GTGACTGGTCCAATGCATCGAGAGGTTGCCAACTGTTGTAG GTACCTTGCCATGGTTCTCTATCATGCTGGTGATATGGCTGGAGCAATAATACAACAGCATAAGGAATTGATCATAAATGAACGCTGTTTGGGATTAGACCATCCTGATACTGCTCACAG TTATGGAAATATGGCTCTCTTCTACCATGGACTTAACCAGACAGAACTTGCATTACGGCACATGTCTCGTGCATTGCTCTTACTGAGCTTGTCGTCTGGCCCAGATCATCCTGATGTAGCTGCGACTTTTATAAATGTGGCAATGATGTACCAGGACATTGGAAAGATGAACACAGCTCTTCGCTATCTGCAAGAGGCCTTGAAAAAGAATGGGAGGCTTCTAGGAGAGGAACATATCCAAACTGCTGTGTGCTATCATGCTCTTGCCATTGCATTTAATTGTATGGGTGCATTCAAACTCTCGCATCAG CATGAGAAGAAGACCTATGATATACTTGTCAAGCAGCTTGGTGAAGAGGACTCAAGGACACGGGACTCCCAAAACTGGATGAAGACATTCAAGATGCGTGAACTTCAG ATGAACGCACAGAAGCAGAAAGGTCAGGCTCTGAACGCAGCTTCTGCTCAGAAGGCATTTGATCTCTTGAAG GCCCATCCTGACCTGATGCAGGCATTTCAAGCTGCTGCTGCATCTGGAGCATCTGGAGCATCTGGGAGCTCTAGTTCTTCCGTAAATAAGTCCCTTAATGCAGCAATGATTGGTGAGACTCTTCCTAGGGGCAGAGGAGTAGACGAAAGGGCTGCTCGTGCAGCAGCTGAAGTTAGGAAGAAAGCAGCTGCTAGGGGTCTCTTGATTCGACCGCATGGTGTTCCTGTCCAAGCTGTTCCACCACTTACCCAGCTGCTCAACATCATAAATTCTGGGATGACGCCTGATGCAGTCGACAATGAGGAGGCAAATGGTGTGAAAAAGGAAGCCAATGAGCAACCTTCTAATGGAGCAGCAGATACTAAAAAAGAGCAACTGCCAACACAAGAGGATTCAGCTCCTGTTGGATTGGGAAAGGGCCTAGCATCATTAGATGCCAAGAAaccaaaaacaaaatcaaaagcGGCAGTATGA
- the LOC136227020 gene encoding clustered mitochondria protein isoform X2, with protein sequence MAGKSNKGRNRRSSNAATPLESAVSASAPVKDNLTASEYTPVSDGNGVPAVSESTNSVPDEKEFETTSSPNEPKQGELHLYPVSVKTQSGEKLELQLNPGDSVMDIRQFLLDAPETCFFTCYDLLLRTKDGLTHQLEDYNEISEVADITTGGCSLEMVAASYDDRSMRAHVHRTRELLSLSTLHASLSTSLALEYEIAQNKAPDTAKTEVPELDGLGFMENVTGSLGKLISSPSKEIKCVESIVFSSFNPPPSYRRLVGDLIYLDVVTLEGNKHCVTGTTKMFYVNSSTGNVLDPRPSKATSEAATLIGLLQKISSKFKKAFREILERKASAHPFENVQSLLPPNSWLGLYPFPEHKRDAARAEDALTLSYGSELIGMQRDWNEELQSCREFPHTTPQERILRDRALYKVTSDFVDAAISGAIGVISRCIPPINPTDPDCFHMYVHNNIFFSFAVDADLERLSKKHMMDINSKTESIASSYNSSEKVSKDLSLGTSVIPNGECDGSSAEGNGVVESAPFLSSETQLAESEQATYASANNDLKGTKAYQEADVPGLYNLAMAIVDYRGHRVVAQSVLPGILQGDKSESLLYGSVDNGKKICWNEDFHSKVLEAAKRLHLKEHTVVDGSGNAFKLAAPVECKGIVGSDDRHYLLDLMRVTPRDANYTGPGSRFCILRPELIAAFCQAEAAKVAKSIPKSEGEAHAIIDSSAMAGVEEGVKPEADGPSASSGSNEKIQEKGETLQESALASASSESYEEILFNPNVLTEFNLSGNPEEISKDEENVGKASSFLADTVLPKFIQDLCTLEVSPMDGQTLTEALHAHGINVRYIGKVAEGTKHLPHLWDLCSSEIIVRSVKHILKDVLRDTEDNALGPAVSHFFNCFFGNCQAVSIKGAANGAQLRTQKKEQSSHHSSGKSRSQTRSKGATGRKSQSLYMNISSESVWSDIQDFAKIKYQFELSEDARSQVKKVSVLRNLCHKVGVRIAARRYDLNAAVPFQVSDILDLQPVVKHSVPICSEAKNLVETGKVQLAEGMLSEAYTLFSEAFSVLQQVTGPMHREVANCCRYLAMVLYHAGDMAGAIIQQHKELIINERCLGLDHPDTAHSYGNMALFYHGLNQTELALRHMSRALLLLSLSSGPDHPDVAATFINVAMMYQDIGKMNTALRYLQEALKKNGRLLGEEHIQTAVCYHALAIAFNCMGAFKLSHQHEKKTYDILVKQLGEEDSRTRDSQNWMKTFKMRELQMNAQKQKGQALNAASAQKAFDLLKAHPDLMQAFQAAAASGASGASGSSSSSVNKSLNAAMIGETLPRGRGVDERAARAAAEVRKKAAARGLLIRPHGVPVQAVPPLTQLLNIINSGMTPDAVDNEEANGVKKEANEQPSNGAADTKKEQLPTQEDSAPVGLGKGLASLDAKKPKTKSKAAV encoded by the exons ATGGCTGGGAAATCTAATAAAGGGAGGAATAGGAGAAGTTCAAACGCTGCAACTCCTTTGGAGTCAGCGGTGTCAGCCAGTGCTCCTGTGAAAGATAACCTAACTGCTTCAGAGTATACCCCAGTTAGTGATGGTAATGGAGTTCCAGCTGTGAGTGAATCGACTAATTCCGTACCAGATGAAAAAGAGTTTGAAACAACAAGTTCACCTAATGAACCGAAGcaag GTGAGCTTCATCTTTATCCTGTCTCTGTTAAAACACAGAGTGGTGAGAAGCTTGAGCTACAG CTGAACCCAGGGGATTCAGTTATGGATATCAGGCAATTCCTTCTTGATGCTCCTGAGACATGTTTCTTTACATGCTATGACTTGTTGCTGCGCACAAAGGATGGTTTAACTCACCAACTTGAAGACTATAATGAAATCTCTGAAGTAGCTGATATTACTACTGGCGGTTGCTCCTTGGAGATGGTTGCTG CTTCTTATGATGATAGGTCAATGAGGGCACATGTTCACCGCACACGAGAATTGCTTTCACTGTCCACACTCCATGCATCACTATCAACATCCCTTGCCTTAGAATATGAGATAGCACAGAATAAGGCTCCAG ATACTGCAAAAACTGAGGTCCCTGAGCTTGATGGACTGGGTTTTATGGAGAACGTAACTGGCTCTCTTGGAAAGTTAATATCCTCTCCATCAAAAGAGATAAAGTGTGTTGAGAGTATTGTTTTCTCATCCTTTAATCCTCCCCCAAGTTATAGAAG GCTTGTTGGAGATCTAATTTACTTGGATGTGGTGACATTAGAAGGTAACAAGCATTGTGTTACTGGAACCACAAAAATGTTCTATGTAAATTCGAGTACAGGCAATGTCCTTGATCCAAGGCCTAGTAAGGCTACTTCTGAAGCAGCAACCCTTATTGGACTCCTACAGAAGATCAGCTCCAAATTTAAAAAAG CTTTTCGTGAAATTTTGGAGCGTAAGGCCTCTGCACATCCTTTTGAAAATGTTCAATCCCTTCTGCCACCAAATTCATGGTTGGGATTATATCCATTTCCAG AACACAAACGTGACGCAGCAAGAGCAGAGGATGCACTGACACTTTCATACGGTAGTGAACTGATAGGAATGCAAAGAGATTGGAATGAGGAGTTGCAATCATGTCGAGAATTTCCTCATACAACTCCCCAGGAAAG GATCTTGCGGGATAGAGCCCTCTACAAAGTGACTTCTGATTTTGTTGATGCTGCAATTAGTGGTGCTATTGGGGTCATCAGCAGATGCATCCCGCCAATCAATCCGACTGATCCAGATTGCTTTCATAT GTATGTTCACAACAATATATTCTTCAGTTTTGCTGTGGATGCGGATCTTGAACGGCTATCCAAGAAACATATGATGGATATTAATTCAAAGACAGAGAGTATTGCTTCTTCGTACAATTCCTCTGAAAAGGTCTCAAAAGATTTGTCACTTGGCACCAGCGTAATTCCTAATGGGGAATGTGACGGATCATCTGCAGAAGGTAATGGTGTTGTGGAATCGGCTCCTTTTTTATCTTCTGAGACCCAGTTGGCTGAGAGTGAGCAGGCTACATATGCGTCTGCAAACAATGATCTGAAAGGAACTAAGGCCTACCAGGAAGCTGATGTTCCTGGACTATATAATCTTGCAATGGCAATAGTTGATTACAGGGGACATAGAGTGGTGGCACAG AGTGTTTTACCTGGTATTCTTCAAGGGGATAAATCAGAGTCCCTTCTTTATGGTTCTGTTGACAATGGCAAGAAAATATGCTGGAATGAAGATTTTCATTCCAAG GTGCTAGAAGCTGCCAAGCGTCTCCATCTTAAGGAACACACAGTTGTTGATGGATCTGGAAATGCTTTTAAGTTAGCTGCACCAGTAGAGTGCAAGGGCATTGTTGGTAGTGATGACAG GCATTATCTGCTGGACTTGATGAGAGTAACTCCTCGCGATGCCAACTACACTGGACCTGGATCGCGATTTTGTATTTTGAGACCAGAACTAATTGCTGCCTTTTGTCAG GCCGAAGCTGCTAAGGTAGCAAAGAGTATTCCGAAATCTGAGGGTGAGGCTCATGCAATTATAGATTCTTCGGCTATGGCTGGGGTGGAGGAAGGGGTTAAGCCTGAAGCAGATGGGCCTTCAGCTTCTTCTGGCAGTaat GAGAAGATCCAAGAAAAGGGTGAGACTCTCCAAGAATCTGCTCTTGCTTCTGCGAGCTCTGAATCATATGAAGAAATACTTTTTAACCCTAATGTCTTAACGGAGTTTAACCTATCTGGAAATCCAGAG GAGATATCAAAGGATGAAGAAAATGTGGGAAAAGCTAGTTCATTTCTAGCAGATACAGTCCTTCCAAAGTTCATTCAAGACCTTTGCACACTTGAAGTTTCACCTATGGATGGGCAGACTCTTACTGAAGCATTACATGCGCATGGAATTAATGTGAGGTATATTGGTAAG GTTGCTGAAGGGACAAAGCATTTACCTCATTTGTGGGATCTTTGTTCAAGTGAGATTATAGTCAGATCTGTTAAGCACATCCTCAAG GATGTATTAAGAGATACAGAAGATAATGCTCTTGGTCCGGCAGTCTCACATTTTTTCAACTGTTTCTTTGGGAATTGTCAAGCTGTTTCCATAAAAGGTGCTGCCAATGGTGCACAACTGAGAACACAAAAGAAA GAACAGTCCAGCCATCACTCTTCAGGAAAATCAAGGAGCCAGACAAGGTCAAAAGGAGCAACTGGAAGAAAGAGCCAATCCTTATATATGAATATTAGCTCAGAGAGTGTATGGTCTGACATTCAGGATTTTGCAAAAATCAAATATCAG TTTGAGTTGTCAGAGGATGCAAGGTCGCAAGTCAAGAAAGTTTCAGTACTACGTAATCTTTGCCACAAG GTGGGAGTTAGAATTGCAGCACGTAGATATGATCTCAATGCTGCAGTGCCTTTCCAGGTGTCAGATATCTTAGATCTCCAACCTGTAGTGAAACACTCGGTTCCAATATGTTCAGAAGCTAAAAATCttgtagaaacaggaaaagtTCAATTGGCTGAG GGTATGCTTAGTGAAGCATATACATTATTCTCCGAGGCGTTTTCTGTTCTTCAACAG GTGACTGGTCCAATGCATCGAGAGGTTGCCAACTGTTGTAG GTACCTTGCCATGGTTCTCTATCATGCTGGTGATATGGCTGGAGCAATAATACAACAGCATAAGGAATTGATCATAAATGAACGCTGTTTGGGATTAGACCATCCTGATACTGCTCACAG TTATGGAAATATGGCTCTCTTCTACCATGGACTTAACCAGACAGAACTTGCATTACGGCACATGTCTCGTGCATTGCTCTTACTGAGCTTGTCGTCTGGCCCAGATCATCCTGATGTAGCTGCGACTTTTATAAATGTGGCAATGATGTACCAGGACATTGGAAAGATGAACACAGCTCTTCGCTATCTGCAAGAGGCCTTGAAAAAGAATGGGAGGCTTCTAGGAGAGGAACATATCCAAACTGCTGTGTGCTATCATGCTCTTGCCATTGCATTTAATTGTATGGGTGCATTCAAACTCTCGCATCAG CATGAGAAGAAGACCTATGATATACTTGTCAAGCAGCTTGGTGAAGAGGACTCAAGGACACGGGACTCCCAAAACTGGATGAAGACATTCAAGATGCGTGAACTTCAG ATGAACGCACAGAAGCAGAAAGGTCAGGCTCTGAACGCAGCTTCTGCTCAGAAGGCATTTGATCTCTTGAAG GCCCATCCTGACCTGATGCAGGCATTTCAAGCTGCTGCTGCATCTGGAGCATCTGGAGCATCTGGGAGCTCTAGTTCTTCCGTAAATAAGTCCCTTAATGCAGCAATGATTGGTGAGACTCTTCCTAGGGGCAGAGGAGTAGACGAAAGGGCTGCTCGTGCAGCAGCTGAAGTTAGGAAGAAAGCAGCTGCTAGGGGTCTCTTGATTCGACCGCATGGTGTTCCTGTCCAAGCTGTTCCACCACTTACCCAGCTGCTCAACATCATAAATTCTGGGATGACGCCTGATGCAGTCGACAATGAGGAGGCAAATGGTGTGAAAAAGGAAGCCAATGAGCAACCTTCTAATGGAGCAGCAGATACTAAAAAAGAGCAACTGCCAACACAAGAGGATTCAGCTCCTGTTGGATTGGGAAAGGGCCTAGCATCATTAGATGCCAAGAAaccaaaaacaaaatcaaaagcGGCAGTATGA
- the LOC136226702 gene encoding chaperone protein dnaJ GFA2, mitochondrial: MVRTHGVKLIAFLSRRSVSEEYIHSVCKNLLNGSYRRLSTGACNPVRVIGNYAPKYANQKNWFKLGSFNSNFCAARLIHGSASMSRDYYDVLGVSKNASSSEIKKAYYALAKKLHPDTNKDDPEAEKKFQEVSKAYEVLKDEEKRGQYDEVGHDAYEQNLNGDFHPGGGPGFDPLNIFRDFGSLFNQHIGGRDVKVAIELSFMEAVQGCTKTISYQTDLTCQACRGEGVPPGVKPETCKRCGGSGLVFTQKGFMTLQYTCTHCNGNGATVSSVCRSCNGGKVVTGPKSIKLDIVAGVDDNETIKVPRSGGADPYGLQPGDLYVTVRVREDPVFRREGSNIHVDAVLSVTQAILGGTIQVPTLTGDVVLKVRPGTQPGQKVVLKKKGLIKSRGSHSFGDQFVHFTVSIPTNLTPRQRELLQEFAKEEQGEYEKRAAGASG; this comes from the exons ATGGTTCGCACCCATGGCGTCAAGCTTATTGCTTTTCTCTCTCGCCGCTCTGTTTCCGAAGAATATATTCATTCT GTCTGTAAGAATTTGTTAAATGGGAGTTACAGGAGATTGAGTACAGGAGCTTGCAATCCTGTTAGGGTCATTGGCAATTACGCCCCCAAATATG CTAACCAAAAAAACTGGTTCAAGTTGGGGTCTTTCAATAGCAATTTTTGCGCGGCAAGGTTAATTCATGGCTCTG CTTCTATGTCAAGAGATTATTATGATGTACTTGGTGTTAGCAAGAATGCAAGTTCATCTGAAATAAAGAAAGCTTATTATGCA CTGGCCAAGAAACTCCATCCTGATACCAATAAAGATGATCCTGAAGCTGAAAAGAAGTTTCAAGAGGTGTCAAAGGCATATGAG GTTTTGAAAGATGAGGAAAAGCGTGGGCAATATGACGAG GTTGGTCATGATGCATATGAGCAAAATCTCAATGGAGATTTTCATCCTGGTGGGGGTCCTGGATTTGATCCACTCAACATCTTCAGAGAT TTCGGCAGTTTGTTCAATCAGCATATCGGCGGCCGAGATGTCAAG GTTGCAATTGAACTATCCTTCATGGAAGCTGTTCAGGGGTGCACCAAAACTATCTCATATCAAACTGATTTGACTTGTCAAGCTTGTC GTGGAGAAGGTGTTCCTCCTGGAGTAAAACCTGAAACTTGTAAGAGATGTGGAGGCAGTGGCTTG GTGTTTACCCAAAAAGGCTTTATGACTCTTCAGTATACTTGTACTCACTGTAATGGTAACGGGGCTACTGTATCG AGTGTTTGCAGGTCTTGCAATGGAGGTAAAGTAGTGACAGGACCAAAGTCCATCAAATTGGATATAGTTGCAG GAGTGGATGACAATGAAACCATTAAAGTCCCAAGAAGTGGTGGAGCAGATCCATATGGACTTCAACCTGGTGATCTGTATGTGACTGTTAGG GTACGAGAGGATCCTGTTTTCCGCAGAGAAGGCTCTAACATTCATGTTGATGCTGTTCTTAGTGTTACTCAG GCAATTCTGGGGGGAACAATCCAGGTCCCTACTCTCACCGGTGATGTTGTACTTAAG GTCCGCCCTGGCACCCAGCCTGGCCAGAaggttgtcctgaagaagaaag GGCTGATTAAGTCACGGGGTTCTCACTCATTCGGTGATCAATTTGTGCACTTCACTGTCAGCATTCCAAC GAACTTGACACCGAGACAGCGCGAGCTACTCCAAGAGTTTGCCAAAGAAGAACAAGGTGAATACGAAAAGCGTGCTGCTGGAGCCTCTGGCTGA